The Deinococcus apachensis DSM 19763 genome includes a region encoding these proteins:
- a CDS encoding HesB/IscA family protein, translating into MTATLTPETSGGAPAHDISISEFGAQKALAILTQSGKENAGVRVFIKSGGCSGYQYGMAIDDRELEGDTIVFDRGVKLLVDRMSLPLLRGSEVDFVENMMGGGFTVHNPNATSSCGCGHSFRTDGGQSPDGQGSSGCGSH; encoded by the coding sequence ATGACGGCGACCCTCACCCCCGAGACCAGCGGCGGCGCCCCCGCCCACGACATCAGCATCAGCGAATTCGGCGCGCAAAAGGCCCTCGCCATCCTCACCCAGAGCGGGAAGGAAAATGCGGGCGTGCGCGTGTTCATCAAGAGTGGCGGGTGCAGCGGCTATCAGTACGGCATGGCGATCGACGACCGTGAACTGGAGGGCGACACCATCGTCTTCGACCGCGGCGTGAAGCTGCTGGTGGACCGCATGAGCCTGCCCCTGCTGCGCGGCAGTGAGGTGGACTTCGTCGAGAACATGATGGGCGGCGGCTTCACCGTGCATAACCCCAACGCCACCAGCTCTTGCGGCTGCGGCCACTCCTTCCGGACCGACGGTGGTCAGTCCCCGGATGGGCAGGGCAGCAGCGGTTGCGGCAGCCACTGA